From [Clostridium] symbiosum, a single genomic window includes:
- a CDS encoding M28 family peptidase — MKQTETELLNEISRENLLETVERFNGLFRYSGTEDGEKAAGYLKEKLDCYGVPYELCEYEGFFSNPVSAEVTVEGKQYRLVGDVYSEEADGLSGELYYDFPCREKKQPQRQEHERFGAFSGKIVLTWDGKGDFARKALDAGALAVLHICSTKGGYIHHSNIGSVWGTSGLDEAVYMRFLPSAGISREDGEELIGLLAKGKREAVLSIKMDTGIRKSTMVIADIPGTSENFVLVSGHYDSWYEGITDNAVSDAILLEYARILNQRRGLLRRGIRIAWWSGHSDGRFSGSAWYCDSHYRQLKKHCVAHINLDLTGCRNAERIVARTAGTEGLDFTGKLIEKYTGKRPDAYVPMIRGADQSFWGTDIPITIMLKYEPEKDRRLSDCPSGGPWWHTPEDTLDKLDETIMMRDAGINLELIKAIEGAEILPVNIPEFTRDMDERLNRILASLTKDFDGCEIREVWQRAKESLTAFEGMTEKGLAEDLDIKAVVGKALHLFYCRKDAYTHDCGCPFGVFADIAQFGGITRDNTEREYYLMAQTDFMRYKNRLCNGLEEMITYIEGMTLRR; from the coding sequence ATGAAACAGACAGAGACAGAACTGTTAAATGAAATCAGCAGAGAAAATCTGCTGGAAACGGTGGAACGGTTTAATGGGCTGTTCCGTTACAGCGGCACGGAAGATGGAGAAAAAGCGGCTGGATACCTGAAAGAGAAGCTGGACTGCTATGGTGTTCCGTATGAGCTTTGTGAATATGAGGGATTCTTCAGTAATCCCGTGTCCGCAGAGGTGACGGTGGAGGGAAAACAATACCGTCTTGTCGGAGATGTTTACAGTGAGGAAGCCGACGGACTATCCGGAGAGCTGTATTACGACTTTCCGTGCAGGGAGAAAAAACAGCCGCAAAGGCAGGAACATGAACGTTTCGGTGCATTTTCCGGCAAAATCGTCCTGACCTGGGATGGAAAGGGGGATTTCGCAAGAAAAGCCCTGGATGCCGGAGCGCTGGCGGTTCTACATATCTGCAGCACGAAGGGCGGCTATATCCATCACAGCAATATCGGAAGTGTCTGGGGGACGTCTGGGCTTGACGAAGCCGTTTATATGCGTTTTCTTCCGTCGGCCGGAATCAGCCGGGAGGACGGGGAGGAGTTAATCGGACTTCTGGCAAAAGGTAAACGGGAAGCCGTGCTTTCGATTAAGATGGACACCGGAATCAGGAAAAGTACGATGGTTATCGCCGACATACCCGGAACAAGTGAAAACTTTGTCCTGGTGTCAGGGCACTATGATTCCTGGTATGAGGGAATTACCGATAATGCCGTCAGCGATGCGATTCTTCTGGAGTATGCACGGATTCTGAATCAACGCCGCGGCCTCCTGCGCCGCGGAATCAGGATTGCCTGGTGGTCGGGCCATTCCGACGGACGTTTTTCCGGTTCGGCCTGGTACTGCGACAGCCATTACAGGCAGCTTAAAAAGCACTGTGTAGCCCATATCAACCTGGATTTGACGGGATGCAGAAATGCGGAGCGGATCGTGGCGCGCACCGCCGGTACGGAGGGACTTGATTTTACCGGAAAACTGATTGAGAAATACACGGGAAAACGGCCCGACGCCTACGTTCCGATGATACGCGGCGCGGACCAGTCCTTCTGGGGAACCGATATCCCCATCACCATTATGTTAAAGTATGAGCCGGAAAAGGACAGGCGTCTGTCGGACTGTCCCAGCGGAGGCCCATGGTGGCACACGCCGGAGGACACGCTCGACAAGCTGGATGAGACAATCATGATGCGTGATGCCGGGATCAATCTGGAACTGATCAAAGCCATTGAGGGGGCTGAGATCCTGCCGGTCAACATCCCGGAATTTACCCGCGATATGGACGAACGGCTGAACCGGATTCTGGCTTCATTAACAAAAGACTTTGACGGCTGTGAAATCAGAGAAGTATGGCAGAGAGCCAAAGAGAGCCTGACTGCATTTGAGGGAATGACAGAAAAGGGTCTGGCAGAAGATTTAGATATAAAGGCGGTTGTGGGAAAGGCGCTCCACCTGTTTTACTGCAGGAAAGACGCCTATACCCACGACTGCGGATGCCCGTTCGGGGTATTTGCCGACATAGCGCAGTTTGGAGGAATTACCAGGGATAACACAGAGAGAGAATATTATCTGATGGCCCAAACTGACTTTATGCGGTACAAAAACCGGCTGTGCAATGGATTGGAAGAGATGATAACATATATAGAAGGCATGACCCTGCGCAGATAG
- a CDS encoding TIGR00366 family protein, whose product MSNESKKKIQIPHVFVILVMLVVIVTAMTYFVPAGEYARIENAATGKKMVDPGSFAWVAQNPISFLKIPNYIVKALSGSSLIWMTIFSAASIEVLLATGAFDAAINRMIHKYKNSERMLLIVTIVVFGIYGMRQNPVGMVGFIPILVLFCRMCGYDAIVASAIIILAAGGSQSIGPVAPATTAIAQGFADLPIFSGIGYRLVLCAVLLVVNGYFIVSYAMKVKKNPKDSIIFEIEEEARKGGYDLSIDKEQTVSRRQIAVLLVFLASTALQVYGGIKLGWGNTETAVQFVWLAVIGGLAGGLSPSDISKRFSKGAAKMMTAAIMIGIATAISSILTEGKIIDTIVNAIAGVLMACPAFLQGPLMFFANLIINVFIPSGSGQAAAVMPLMTPVADLIGMTRQSVVLAFNFGDGLGNYILPMSSALMANLMAAGVPYDKWMKFMGRIFASWIVISCVGMVIAQVIHYGPF is encoded by the coding sequence ATGAGTAACGAGTCGAAAAAGAAAATCCAAATCCCGCATGTATTTGTCATCCTGGTGATGCTTGTGGTAATCGTGACGGCAATGACGTATTTTGTGCCGGCAGGAGAGTATGCCAGGATTGAAAACGCCGCTACGGGAAAGAAGATGGTGGATCCGGGATCATTTGCCTGGGTAGCGCAGAATCCAATCAGTTTCTTAAAGATACCCAACTATATTGTGAAGGCGCTGTCGGGCTCCAGTCTGATTTGGATGACCATTTTCAGCGCGGCCTCAATTGAAGTGCTGCTGGCTACGGGGGCATTTGACGCGGCTATCAACAGGATGATCCACAAATACAAAAACAGCGAAAGAATGCTTTTAATCGTCACGATTGTTGTATTCGGGATTTACGGGATGAGGCAGAATCCGGTCGGCATGGTGGGATTTATACCGATTCTTGTGCTGTTCTGCCGTATGTGCGGCTATGATGCGATTGTGGCGTCCGCCATCATCATCCTGGCGGCGGGAGGCAGCCAGAGCATCGGCCCCGTGGCCCCGGCGACGACGGCAATTGCCCAGGGATTTGCAGACCTCCCGATCTTTTCGGGAATTGGATACCGTCTTGTACTGTGTGCGGTGCTCCTCGTGGTCAACGGGTATTTCATCGTGTCATATGCCATGAAGGTCAAGAAAAATCCGAAGGACAGCATCATATTCGAGATAGAGGAGGAAGCCAGAAAGGGCGGATACGACTTAAGCATCGACAAAGAACAGACGGTTTCCAGGCGCCAAATCGCGGTGCTTCTTGTGTTTCTGGCAAGCACGGCGCTCCAGGTATACGGCGGAATCAAGCTCGGATGGGGCAATACGGAGACTGCGGTGCAGTTTGTATGGCTCGCGGTAATCGGCGGCCTCGCCGGAGGATTGTCCCCCAGCGATATTTCAAAGAGATTCAGTAAAGGCGCGGCTAAAATGATGACTGCGGCCATCATGATCGGCATTGCAACGGCAATCTCCAGTATCCTGACGGAGGGTAAAATCATCGATACGATTGTCAATGCGATTGCGGGAGTGCTGATGGCATGCCCGGCATTCCTTCAGGGTCCGCTGATGTTCTTTGCCAACCTGATTATCAATGTGTTTATTCCGTCCGGTTCGGGACAGGCGGCGGCCGTGATGCCTTTAATGACCCCGGTGGCGGATCTGATTGGCATGACGAGGCAGTCCGTTGTACTGGCATTTAATTTCGGTGACGGCCTGGGGAATTATATCCTGCCGATGTCGTCCGCACTGATGGCCAATCTGATGGCTGCGGGAGTTCCTTACGACAAATGGATGAAATTCATGGGCAGGATTTTTGCCTCCTGGATCGTCATATCATGTGTGGGTATGGTGATCGCCCAGGTAATCCACTACGGTCCATTCTGA
- a CDS encoding Crp/Fnr family transcriptional regulator, giving the protein MDREYCVNFEPRENEELKLLIERYARREDIPQGTYYVKPGDILREISYLYTGQSAHTMFNGDGQEKLSYILTDGWFLAEGLFSDGADIRIAERYSWARTPLTLYRIDRNVYRTLIEKPVFRNALINSISAKRAYLQRELESVILERTKDRLKKLFIMLSDPSSSADGEWYPLSHDYYHRDIASIIGSNRVTVSRFVSELAQEGFLRVVNKRIQISKDHITDC; this is encoded by the coding sequence GTGGATAGAGAATATTGTGTAAATTTTGAACCCCGGGAAAATGAAGAACTAAAGCTCCTGATAGAACGGTATGCCCGACGCGAGGATATCCCGCAGGGGACCTACTATGTAAAACCGGGCGACATCCTCCGGGAAATCTCCTATCTGTATACAGGCCAGAGCGCCCATACGATGTTCAACGGGGACGGGCAGGAAAAGCTTTCCTACATATTGACGGACGGCTGGTTTCTCGCGGAAGGCCTGTTCAGTGACGGCGCCGATATAAGAATCGCAGAGCGTTACTCCTGGGCCAGGACGCCGCTGACCCTGTACCGGATTGACCGGAACGTCTACCGGACCCTGATCGAAAAGCCCGTGTTCCGCAACGCCCTGATTAACAGCATCAGCGCCAAGAGGGCATATCTGCAGAGGGAACTGGAAAGCGTCATCCTGGAACGCACCAAAGACCGCCTCAAAAAACTGTTTATCATGCTGTCCGATCCGTCCTCCAGCGCGGACGGCGAATGGTATCCCCTGTCCCATGATTATTACCATAGAGACATTGCCTCCATCATCGGAAGCAACCGTGTGACGGTCAGCCGCTTCGTAAGTGAACTCGCCCAGGAAGGATTTCTCCGGGTGGTTAATAAGAGGATACAGATTAGTAAAGACCATATAACAGACTGCTGA
- a CDS encoding M20/M25/M40 family metallo-hydrolase, with protein MENVLQEIFDYVDQHFGEMVEELVELCSYRSAAGDEQGLLQTREWILNKLGRLNIPHRCHPVEGGNAVISAGMAGISRKIREIPQTGSSPQINTSENPLPTLLFYNHYDVVQEGKKELWSSSPFIPEIRDEVMYARGVSDNKGPLLSRIQAIQAVLAVTGELPVNVKFFFEGDEETSSPSLGKFAARQPELFRELTKADACLWENGRKDSKGRPWARFGVRGSISFDLSVETSAKDVHARMGTVIPSASWRLVWALASLKNEDERIAIDGFYDDVLPVTGDDEKILESFPYDEEDLKNKMKLGSFLRDATGLQLKKQIYMEPSISICGLEAGEMYNGVRGIVPHKASARVSFYLVANQDPKKVERQFREHLDRRGFSDIMISARGVNTPVRTPVDIPFKDQLIRAAAKVYREPMVIEPTQLGGGPAIYFHRAWPQMPIVGAGPGNTDGNHHAPDENIRLLDYKESIKHMIALLYEMGGCSE; from the coding sequence ATGGAAAACGTGTTGCAGGAAATTTTTGACTATGTTGATCAACATTTTGGAGAGATGGTGGAAGAACTTGTAGAACTCTGTTCCTACCGCAGCGCCGCCGGGGACGAGCAGGGTCTTTTGCAGACAAGGGAATGGATTTTAAACAAATTAGGCCGCTTAAACATTCCTCACCGATGTCATCCGGTTGAAGGCGGAAACGCCGTCATATCCGCCGGTATGGCCGGAATATCACGAAAAATACGGGAAATACCGCAGACGGGAAGCTCACCGCAAATCAACACCTCTGAGAATCCGCTTCCCACTCTGCTCTTTTATAACCATTATGACGTTGTCCAGGAAGGAAAAAAGGAACTTTGGAGTTCCTCTCCCTTTATTCCTGAAATCCGTGACGAGGTCATGTACGCCAGGGGAGTTTCCGACAATAAAGGGCCTCTTCTGTCCCGCATCCAGGCCATTCAGGCCGTTCTTGCGGTCACGGGGGAGCTTCCGGTCAATGTAAAATTCTTTTTCGAGGGAGATGAAGAAACCAGCAGCCCTTCCCTGGGTAAATTTGCAGCCCGGCAGCCGGAACTTTTTCGTGAACTCACGAAAGCCGACGCCTGCCTGTGGGAAAACGGACGCAAAGACAGCAAAGGACGTCCGTGGGCCCGCTTCGGCGTGCGCGGCAGCATCAGTTTCGACCTGTCCGTGGAGACATCGGCAAAGGATGTCCATGCCAGAATGGGAACCGTAATCCCCAGCGCCTCCTGGCGTCTTGTCTGGGCTCTCGCAAGCCTCAAAAACGAGGACGAGCGGATAGCCATCGACGGTTTCTACGACGACGTGCTCCCTGTTACCGGGGACGACGAAAAAATTCTGGAATCATTTCCCTACGATGAGGAGGATTTGAAGAACAAGATGAAGCTCGGGTCCTTTCTCAGGGACGCCACGGGCCTTCAGTTAAAAAAACAGATTTATATGGAGCCCTCCATTTCCATATGCGGCCTGGAGGCCGGGGAAATGTACAACGGAGTCCGCGGGATTGTACCGCACAAAGCCTCGGCCAGGGTCTCCTTTTACCTTGTCGCCAACCAGGATCCCAAAAAGGTGGAGCGCCAGTTCCGGGAGCACCTGGACCGCCGCGGCTTCTCCGATATCATGATATCAGCCCGCGGAGTAAACACTCCGGTCCGAACGCCGGTCGATATTCCATTCAAAGATCAGCTCATCCGTGCGGCCGCGAAGGTATACCGGGAGCCCATGGTCATTGAACCGACACAGCTCGGCGGAGGCCCAGCCATCTATTTCCACCGTGCATGGCCCCAGATGCCCATCGTTGGGGCAGGCCCCGGAAATACCGACGGAAACCACCATGCCCCGGATGAAAACATACGCCTCCTGGATTATAAAGAATCCATCAAACATATGATTGCCCTTCTCTATGAGATGGGCGGCTGCAGTGAATAG
- a CDS encoding uracil-DNA glycosylase family protein has product MNIKKELEITVGITDGLYLNDIEIDPSAVKAMMINEVVPADPLQDFYGPADADYMKTTIPLFQDAGAAVTSIQDILQKGIYITNAVKIPKTEYAVEKSSIEKSLPCLEKEIALFPNLMVIMLMGDVAKKAFNAITKKAAKKNAVPAVSTYKLRNTELYYGNIRILPSYIMTGGNILIEKSKAQMAAEDIATMLKIIS; this is encoded by the coding sequence ATGAATATTAAAAAAGAACTGGAAATAACAGTCGGGATAACGGATGGCCTATATCTCAATGACATCGAGATTGATCCGTCGGCGGTGAAAGCGATGATGATCAATGAGGTGGTCCCGGCGGACCCGCTTCAGGACTTTTACGGACCTGCGGATGCCGATTACATGAAAACCACAATTCCCCTTTTTCAGGATGCGGGGGCGGCGGTAACGTCCATTCAGGATATCTTGCAGAAGGGGATTTATATAACGAATGCGGTTAAAATCCCTAAGACGGAGTATGCCGTAGAGAAAAGCAGCATTGAAAAAAGCCTGCCCTGTCTGGAAAAGGAGATTGCCCTGTTTCCCAACCTTATGGTCATCATGCTGATGGGGGATGTGGCGAAGAAAGCTTTTAATGCGATTACAAAAAAAGCGGCAAAGAAGAACGCAGTTCCGGCTGTCTCCACGTACAAGTTAAGAAATACCGAGCTTTATTACGGTAATATCAGGATATTGCCGTCTTACATCATGACGGGAGGCAATATCCTGATTGAAAAGTCAAAAGCGCAGATGGCTGCCGAGGACATAGCGACTATGTTAAAGATTATCTCATAA
- a CDS encoding helix-turn-helix transcriptional regulator, whose product MNQKKIGSFISEVRREKGMTQAELAEKLGVTNKTVSRWETGNYMPDLSTIQSLCTELDIGVNEFISGERLSSEAFREHADNNVISVLNREAQMLKEKRISDFLSGGGTGLLLSALSSANGLGRTVVTITGLLMIFTGWYFRSKLDKRILSAPGTEK is encoded by the coding sequence ATGAACCAGAAGAAAATCGGAAGTTTTATATCGGAGGTCCGCAGGGAAAAAGGAATGACCCAGGCAGAACTCGCAGAAAAACTCGGCGTTACCAATAAGACCGTCTCCCGGTGGGAAACAGGCAATTATATGCCTGACTTATCGACAATCCAGTCCTTGTGTACGGAACTGGACATCGGTGTAAATGAATTTATAAGCGGGGAACGGCTCAGCAGTGAAGCGTTCCGGGAGCATGCCGACAACAATGTCATCTCCGTTTTAAACAGGGAAGCCCAGATGTTGAAGGAAAAAAGAATAAGTGATTTTTTAAGCGGCGGCGGAACCGGTCTGCTTCTGTCCGCCCTGTCGTCTGCCAATGGTCTGGGAAGAACCGTCGTTACTATCACAGGGCTCCTGATGATATTTACAGGGTGGTATTTCAGGTCGAAACTCGATAAGAGGATTTTATCGGCCCCTGGTACCGAAAAATAA
- a CDS encoding class I SAM-dependent methyltransferase produces MRTNQYVIDFYNHYDEDRRLKLKHGTVEFLTTMRYIEKYIKPGDRVLEIGAGTGRYSHALARRGYDVDAVELVEHNIEVFRQNTMPDENISVIQGNALDLSAFPDNRYDITLLLGPLYHLYKREDKLQALREAVRVTKQGGIIFAAYVISDGCLLDEGFNRGNISVADYIKRGLLDSRTFAAKSEPRDLFELVRKEEIDDLMAELPVTRLHYVAADGCALLMREAVDAMDDDAFRLYLNYHFTTCERDDMVGITSHAVDVLRK; encoded by the coding sequence ATGAGAACGAATCAATATGTAATTGACTTTTACAATCACTACGATGAGGACAGGCGGCTTAAGCTGAAGCATGGGACCGTCGAATTTCTTACAACGATGCGTTATATAGAGAAATATATAAAACCGGGTGACCGCGTCCTTGAAATCGGTGCGGGTACCGGCCGGTATTCCCATGCGCTGGCACGGCGGGGATATGATGTCGATGCGGTGGAGCTGGTTGAACATAATATAGAGGTTTTCCGCCAAAATACCATGCCGGACGAAAACATATCGGTAATCCAGGGGAATGCCCTTGATTTATCTGCCTTCCCGGATAACAGATATGACATTACACTGTTATTAGGCCCGCTGTATCATCTCTATAAAAGAGAAGATAAGCTGCAGGCGCTTCGCGAGGCAGTCCGGGTCACAAAGCAGGGAGGCATTATTTTTGCCGCCTATGTGATATCCGACGGCTGTCTTCTTGATGAAGGATTCAACCGGGGCAATATCAGCGTTGCCGATTATATCAAAAGAGGATTGCTGGATTCCCGGACCTTTGCCGCAAAGTCGGAACCCAGGGACTTGTTTGAGCTTGTCCGCAAAGAAGAGATCGATGATTTGATGGCTGAATTGCCGGTAACAAGGCTTCATTACGTTGCGGCCGACGGCTGCGCCTTATTGATGCGTGAAGCGGTGGATGCGATGGATGACGACGCATTCCGGTTATATTTGAATTACCATTTCACCACCTGTGAACGCGATGACATGGTGGGTATTACGAGCCATGCGGTTGACGTGTTACGCAAATAG
- a CDS encoding TetR/AcrR family transcriptional regulator, translating into MPPTAKITKDMILNTVLEITRETGFETVNARSIAGKLNCSTRPIFTCYENMEELKQEFLDYAYEFYSRYVIHYSNSVDVSPILVLPLSYIEFAREETHLFKLLFINDMDLKMEKAKDFYDETDNEKRAAVFSEQIGIELERGKVIFLDLFLYTHGIAVLTATKKMLLDRNSAEKMLVNVLSAVIGQEKPDWNII; encoded by the coding sequence ATGCCGCCAACAGCCAAAATAACAAAAGATATGATTTTAAACACGGTTTTAGAAATAACAAGAGAAACCGGGTTTGAAACCGTCAATGCGAGGAGTATTGCGGGTAAACTGAACTGTTCTACACGCCCTATTTTCACCTGCTATGAGAATATGGAAGAACTGAAACAGGAATTCCTCGATTATGCGTATGAATTTTACAGTCGGTATGTCATTCATTACAGTAATTCTGTGGATGTCAGTCCCATTTTAGTTCTGCCCCTTTCCTATATTGAATTTGCACGTGAGGAGACGCATTTATTTAAGCTTCTTTTTATAAACGATATGGATTTAAAAATGGAGAAGGCGAAGGATTTCTACGACGAGACTGATAATGAAAAAAGGGCGGCAGTTTTCTCAGAACAGATTGGGATAGAGTTGGAGCGGGGAAAGGTAATCTTTCTGGATTTGTTTCTCTATACCCATGGCATAGCCGTTTTAACGGCGACGAAAAAAATGTTATTGGATCGGAACAGCGCCGAAAAAATGCTGGTAAACGTATTGTCGGCTGTTATCGGGCAGGAAAAGCCGGATTGGAATATCATATGA
- a CDS encoding MalY/PatB family protein — protein MVYNFDVVTDRRGTNSVKWDVTARELPMWIADMDFETAPEIREAMRKRVEHGIFGYTAVPDAWREAVAGWWERRHGFRMEKDWIVFCTGVVPAISSTVRKLTAVGENVLVQTPVYNIFFNSIRNNGRGVIENRLSYDGTNYRIDWEDLEKKLSDPQTTLMLLCNPQNPAGCIWTREELGRIGTLCVQNHVRVISDEIHCDLTEPGYDYTPFASVSEENAQNSITCIAPTKTFNLAGLQTAAVVAPNADLRHKTERALNTDEVAEPNSFAIDAAIAAFTRGDGWLDALRAYLAENRRTVVTFLKDEIGDITLVPSHATYLLWLDCSRIAGDASELCRYLHRETGLYLSDGITYGGNGNQFLRMNIACPKGRVIDGLERLKKGVMAYEAIRNHPKIQLDKTASLCNNSYITSVS, from the coding sequence TTGGTATACAATTTTGATGTTGTGACCGACCGGCGCGGAACCAATTCCGTAAAATGGGACGTCACGGCACGGGAACTGCCGATGTGGATAGCGGATATGGATTTTGAAACGGCTCCGGAAATCAGGGAAGCGATGAGAAAACGGGTAGAGCATGGAATTTTTGGTTATACCGCGGTGCCGGATGCCTGGCGGGAGGCGGTTGCCGGCTGGTGGGAGCGCCGTCATGGGTTCCGGATGGAAAAGGACTGGATTGTATTCTGTACCGGTGTAGTCCCGGCTATTTCAAGCACGGTCAGGAAGCTAACGGCAGTTGGGGAAAATGTCCTGGTACAGACGCCGGTTTACAACATCTTTTTTAATTCCATCCGGAACAATGGCAGAGGTGTGATTGAAAACAGGCTCTCTTATGACGGAACAAATTACCGGATTGACTGGGAGGACCTGGAGAAGAAGCTGTCGGATCCACAGACAACCCTGATGCTCCTCTGCAATCCCCAGAATCCTGCCGGCTGTATCTGGACCAGGGAAGAGCTTGGCCGTATTGGAACACTCTGCGTGCAGAACCATGTACGTGTGATATCCGATGAGATTCACTGCGATCTGACGGAACCGGGATATGATTATACCCCCTTTGCCTCGGTATCGGAAGAAAATGCGCAGAACAGCATTACCTGTATTGCCCCAACCAAGACATTCAATCTGGCCGGGCTGCAGACCGCCGCGGTGGTGGCTCCGAATGCCGATTTGAGACATAAGACAGAGAGGGCGTTAAATACGGACGAAGTGGCTGAGCCAAATTCCTTTGCAATCGATGCGGCGATTGCGGCCTTTACACGGGGAGATGGCTGGCTGGATGCGCTGCGGGCTTATCTGGCAGAAAACCGCCGGACCGTTGTAACGTTCCTGAAGGATGAGATTGGAGATATAACCCTGGTCCCCTCCCATGCCACTTATTTACTCTGGCTGGACTGCAGCAGGATAGCCGGGGATGCATCGGAACTATGCCGCTATCTGCATCGCGAAACAGGCCTTTATCTGTCAGACGGCATTACATACGGCGGCAATGGAAATCAATTTCTGCGCATGAATATTGCTTGTCCAAAAGGACGCGTCATAGATGGATTAGAGCGTCTGAAAAAGGGGGTAATGGCCTACGAAGCTATACGGAACCATCCAAAAATCCAGCTTGACAAAACGGCATCATTATGCAACAATAGTTACATAACAAGCGTATCATGA
- a CDS encoding DUF3737 family protein — MKEIKQEFLTGERALFHGKNLKITDTTFDDGESPLKESSNIELYRSMFKWKYPLWYSRDIKLEDCVIFEMGRAGIWYTANISMKNCMIEAPKNFRRTTGINLEQVTMPNAGETLWNCDQVKMKQVSAKGDYFAMNSKNLYIDGFELAGNYSFDGVKNVEIHHARLLSKDAFWNSENVTVYDSFISGEYLGWNAKNLTLINCTVESNQGMCYIENLVMKNCRLLNTTLAFEYSTVDAEVVNTIDSVLNPSGGRIQAEDIKELIMDASRVDVTKTAVRTAALKEAV; from the coding sequence ATGAAAGAGATCAAACAGGAGTTTTTAACGGGAGAGAGAGCCCTGTTCCACGGAAAAAACTTAAAAATCACCGACACGACCTTTGACGACGGGGAATCTCCGTTAAAAGAAAGCAGTAACATAGAACTGTACCGCAGCATGTTTAAATGGAAATACCCTCTGTGGTACAGCCGGGATATTAAACTGGAAGACTGTGTTATCTTTGAGATGGGGCGCGCAGGAATCTGGTATACGGCAAATATCTCGATGAAAAACTGTATGATTGAGGCTCCAAAGAATTTCCGGCGCACAACCGGGATAAACCTGGAGCAGGTGACCATGCCGAATGCAGGTGAAACCCTGTGGAACTGTGATCAGGTTAAGATGAAGCAGGTGTCGGCAAAGGGAGATTACTTTGCCATGAATAGTAAAAACCTCTATATTGACGGATTTGAACTGGCAGGCAATTATTCCTTTGACGGGGTGAAAAACGTGGAAATCCACCATGCCAGACTGCTCTCCAAGGATGCCTTCTGGAACAGTGAGAATGTGACCGTATACGATTCCTTCATTTCCGGCGAATACCTGGGCTGGAACGCAAAGAACCTGACTCTTATTAACTGTACCGTCGAAAGTAACCAGGGCATGTGCTATATTGAAAATCTGGTAATGAAAAACTGCAGGCTGTTAAATACGACGCTGGCCTTTGAATACTCTACCGTGGACGCAGAAGTGGTGAATACGATTGACAGCGTATTAAATCCCTCGGGAGGAAGAATCCAGGCAGAGGATATCAAAGAGCTGATTATGGACGCTTCCAGGGTCGATGTGACAAAGACGGCTGTCCGGACGGCGGCATTAAAGGAGGCTGTATAA
- a CDS encoding flavodoxin family protein: MSKKILVISTSPRMGGNSEILADEFIRGAKEAGHETEKVCLYDKTVKFCTGCLACQHTGKCVIHDDAAMIVERMRRADVLVFATPVYFYEMSGQMKTLLDRTNPLFPGEYVFRDIYLMSASADEAAGSMDGAVKGLEGWLSCFELSRLAGVVRGTGADKKGDIKDRPEALAAAYEMGKNA, encoded by the coding sequence TACCAGCCCACGTATGGGCGGTAATTCGGAGATACTGGCAGATGAGTTTATCAGAGGGGCAAAGGAGGCCGGCCATGAGACGGAGAAAGTCTGTCTTTATGATAAGACGGTTAAGTTCTGTACGGGATGCCTGGCCTGCCAGCATACGGGAAAATGTGTGATTCATGATGACGCGGCCATGATTGTGGAGCGCATGCGCCGGGCCGACGTGCTCGTATTCGCAACACCGGTCTATTTTTACGAAATGTCCGGACAGATGAAAACACTGCTGGACCGGACAAATCCACTTTTCCCGGGAGAATATGTTTTTCGTGATATCTACCTGATGTCAGCCTCTGCCGATGAGGCGGCAGGTTCCATGGACGGTGCGGTGAAAGGTCTGGAAGGTTGGCTCAGCTGTTTTGAGCTCTCACGCCTGGCCGGAGTAGTACGTGGTACGGGAGCCGATAAAAAGGGGGATATTAAGGACCGGCCGGAGGCGTTGGCGGCAGCCTATGAGATGGGAAAGAACGCTTAA